The Treponema sp. Marseille-Q3903 genomic interval AAAGGGGCTTTGTGCTTTTTCTGTTCAATCGGATTTGGGGCAGTCGCATTCGTAACTGTTTTACATGGGCTTTCAGTTCGAATTAAAACAACTTCTAAACTTCTGGATGATATTGCAAATAACGGCGACCTCACAGCAAGAATTCACATAAGCATGACAGATGACTTCGGAGTTCTCATATCTTGTATCAACACGATGATCGAAAAACTTTCTTCGATGATTAGAGATTTCAAGAGCAGTACAGATGTTGTAAATCAATCAGTTGGACGACTTTCTACAACGGCAAGGAGTGCGTCTAAATATTTGCAGGCTCTTTCAACAACGTTCGCAAAACTTGATAGCAATACTCGTCGCCAAGACAAACTTGTTTATTTGACTGGCTCAGATATTTCCGCTCTTTCCGGCGGAATAAATAACATTAAGAAAAATATTGAAGCAAAAGATTATGAGCAGGCTATAAAAGAATCTGAAAAAAGCATACAAGATTTGTACAAATTGCGAGAATCTATGCAGACTATTGTGACAGCTTCAAGTACGGCAGTTCAAACTGTAAATGAGGGGCTTTTAATTGTTGAAGATATGAAGAAAACTATTCTGCTCGTAGACAGCTCAGCTTCTGGAAATAAAAACACTGTTGATAAGATTCACGACCATGTAAATCAATTCAATATACAAGATTGAGATGGTACTTTTGATATCAAGTTTGATTGAATAAATCTTTTGATTGAAAAAATCGGGCACGGAAAAAGCGATTTTAAACACGGATGAACTAAAATGTCATTCGTGTTTGCATGTTTAAGACGTTCCGTGCCGAGTGCCGAAAAAAAATTAGAAAATCTTTTGAAACTCTTTGAGCAAAACATCTGTTTCGATAGCTGCGTCGAGGTTTGTAATCTTTCCTTTTCCTTTGTAGAAATTGATCAACGGTTCTGTTTGCTCGCGGTAAACGTCCATCCTGTGCAAAATTGATTCTTGTTTGTCGTCATCACGCTGATAGAGTTCTCCGCCGCATTTGTCGCAAACGCCTTCTTTTTTTGGCTTGAGTGTGAGAGTATTGTAGTTTGCCCCGCAAGATTTACAGACACGTCGCGTAGAAAGCCTGCGGATAACAATTTCATCTTTTATTTCAAAGTTTACAACTTTAGCGTCGGCAGCCAGCTCTTCAAGCATTTCTGCTTGACGAATTGTTCGTGGAAATCCGTCAAGAATATATCCGTTTTTGCAGTCATCTTGAGAAAGTCTGTCTTTTACAAGCTCAAAAGTAAGTTCGTCGCTTACTAAAGATCCAGAATCAATGATTGCTTTTACCTTCACTCCAAGTGGAGTCTGTGCTTTTATATTTGCACGAAAAATATCTCCGGTAGAAATATGCGGGATTTTGTAAGCTTCAGCAACTTTTACTGCGAGCGAGCCTTTTCCTGCTCCCGGTGGTCCCAAAAAAATAAAATTGTTCATAAATATCCTCTTTGTAAAAAACTTATAATACTTTATTCTATTATGCTTTATAGTTGCGGGCAAGAGAAATTGAAAAAAAATACGTGAAAAAATAATTGACTTATCAATTTAGTTTCCGTAATTTTTAAATGTGTGATAAAGTCTAAATTACATCAGCGAATGAAAGAGCTTTGCTGATAGACGCAGGCACAAGATGCTTTTTACAGGAGATGGAATTATGAAAAAATTTCCAAAATGGATTGTTGTTGTCGGTATTATTTTTATTTGTATTTTAGGAATTTTTTCCTTTTACAAAAAAACTTATAATTCACTTGTAGCAAAAGATGAAACTGTTTCCGCATCGTGGGCAGAAGTTCAAAATCAGTATCAGCGCAGACTTGACCTGATTCCAAACCTTGTTTCAACTGTTAAAGGCTATGCAAAGCATGAAAACGATGTTTTTACTCAAGTGAGCGAAGCCCGTTCAAAGGCTGGCGGACAGATAAACGTGAGTGACGATATATTAAATGATCCGGACGCTTTTGCAAGGTATCAGCAAGTGCAGGATAATTTAGGAGCAAGTCTTCAGCGCTTGTTGATGGTTACGGAGCAGTATCCTGAATTGAAAGCAGACCAAAACTTTTTGGCATTGCAGGATCAGCTCGAAGGAACTGAAAACAGAATTACAGTTTCTAGACAGCGATTCAATGAAGCTGCAAAAAGTTACAATCAGTATGTCAGAAGTTTTCCTACAAATATAATCGCAAACATCAGCGGATTTGAAAAAAAATCTTATTTTGCGGCAAGTGCTGAGGCTCAATCAGCTCCAAAGGTTGAATTTTAATGAAGCACAAATCTCTGATAAAAAAACTCAGTTTTACCGAAAATGATTTCGAAAGAATAAAAAAAGCAGTAGCTGATTCGGAAGCAAAAACGACAGGCGAGATTGCAGTCGCTATCGCACCTGAAAGTTCTCATTATTCGTTTTGGGAACTTCTTGCAGCCGATTGTTTTGCTGCTATTGTTTTAGCGATTATGCTGCCTTTTTCAGAAAAAATTCGTAATTTATATGAAATGTACTATTGGCAGCTAGCGCCGGGCTGGATTCTTCCGTTGTTTTTTGTGGTAAGTTGTTTTGCGGCTGGGACTATTGCGTTTTATCTGTGCAACATTCCTTTTATTGACCGCATCGTAATTCCAAAATCCGTAAGAAATATAAGCGTTACTCACAGAGCGTTCAGATATTTTACAGAATCAGGGATTTATGAAACTGCCGAGCATTCCGGCATTTTGGTTTTTGTCTCTTATATGAAGCGGCAAGTTCGGATTGTAGCAGATTCCGGAATTTCTAAAAAAATTTCGCAGGATTTGTGGGATCTTATAGCTGATGAACTTGCAGAAAATATGAAAAAAGGAAAAGTGACGGAAGCTTTTGAAACCGCTATTGCAAAATGCGGCGAATTGCTCGCTGAAAATTTTCCGAATCATAAAGAAAATCCGAATGAATTTCCAGATGGACTTGTAATTTTGGAGGATGCAGAATGGTAAATAAAAACAAAATCGCGGCCTTTTTTTGCGCTGCGTTAATCTCCGCATCCGCATTTGCGCTCAAAGTTCCTGAATTGAAAGGTCGGGTCAACGATTATGCAAATATAATCAGCCAGAGCGATGAAGAAGAAATTTCGAGATATCTTGCCGCCGTTGAAAAGCAGACAACAGCTCAGATTGTTGTTTTGACTGTGCCGTCTTTGAAAGGAGATGATATAGCTTCGTTTGGAATCAAAGTTGCAGATTCATGGAAAATCGGTCAGAGCGGAAAAGACAACGGTGTAATTCTAATTGTTGCGATGCAGGAGCATGATGTCCGTATTGAGACTGGTTACGGAGTTGAAGACACTTTGACAGATGTAAAATGCGGGCTCATCTTGCGCAACGTCATCATCCCGGAATTTAAAAATGGAAAATATTCACGCGGCATTTTGAATGGAGTAAAAAATATCGGTGGCGTTATTTCCGGTGATACGGAAATAATAGACGATGATGTTTTGAATGAAAAGTCAGATGATGATTCGCTTGTCGGGGCTGTTTTTATGATTATCTGGCTTGTTTTCTTCTTTATCATAATCACTTCAAAAAATGGAATACTCAAGTGGTTTATCCTATCAAGGCTCTTTGGAATGAATATGCCTCGCACAGGTCGAAAAGGCGGCTTTAGTTCCGGTCACTCTGGAAGCTCAACTTTCCGAAGCGGTGGTTTTGGAAGCGGATTCGGGAGCGGCGGCGGATTTTCAGGTGGCGGCGGTCATTTTGGAGGAGGCGGAGCGAGCGGTCACTGGTGATGGCGAAAGCCGAATAAAATTAATAAAATTACTTTCTCCGGCTGACTCCGATTCTGTCACCTATTTCAAAAAACTCAGTTTCAAACTCCTGGTTTTCCTTTAAAAATTGCACATATTTTTGAATTTTTCTCACGAGCTTTTTTGTGCTGTAATTGTGGGTCAGGGTGATGTCATCTACCATTCCATGAAAAGAAAGGTTATCGCTGATGATGACTCCATTTTCGGAAAGATTTTTTTTGTATTTTTCAAAGAATTTTGTGTATTGAGCTTTCGCTGCGTCTATAAAGATGAGGTCGAATTTTTGTTCAAATTCTTGAGTTAAAGCATCGCCATGAATCGCCGTGATTCTGTCGGCAAATCCACTTGCATTGAAATTTTCAACGGCTCTCAGATATCTGTCTATGTCGAGCTCAATTGTAGTGACGTGGATGTCATCTTCAATACTTGCAAACCTTATAGAAGAATAGCCGATTGCTGTTCCGATTTCCAAGATTGATTTTACATTGTGTTTCTTTATGTAATTGCAGATAAAATCGCAGCCTTCGTCTTGCATTATCGGGACGGCTTCGCGGTTTGCGTATGCCTTAATTGAAAGTAACTGGTCCATTTTGTTTTAATTCCTCTGCATTTCAATTCGTTTGTTGCGTACGTCTTGCAGATAAGATTCCAACCCTTTAGCGTCATTGCATTCAATCAGCTTTTCAATATCGTCAAGGTGATTTTTGAACGTATCGATGTGTTTTAAAAGCTTTTCTTTATTGCTCAAAAACAGCTCAGTCCAAAGAGGGGCGTTTATCATCGCAATTCTAGTTAAATCTTCAAAACTTCCGCCTCCAAAAGATGTGATTGCGGAATCTCCTGCACTTTCGACCATTGCAGATGCGACCACGTGGCAAAGTTGTGAAGTAAATCCTATCTTGTTGTCGTGAGTATCGGAATCGGTTTTCGTAATTCTCGAAAATCCCATCATTTTTATTATTGTCTCAAACTGCTTTTCTGCGTCGTCATATCCGTTTTGATATGATATCGGTTTTGAAAGTATGCTTGCGTGTTTTTTTATGATTATGTAATTGTGGTTTTTAAAATATTCTGATTTAGAAGCTGCAAATCCTTCTTTTTCGCCTCCTGCCATCGGGTGAGCTAAAATAAGATAAGCGTTGGAAGGACAGATTTTTTCATAGTTTTTAGAGAGATTTTGTTTTACCCCACTGATGTCTGTTACGGTGGAGCCGTCTTTAAAATCAGACTTGCATTCTTTTAGAAAATCGAGCGTGGCATTCGGATAAAGGCAGATGAAAACAAAATCGCACAATCCAAGCATTTCTTTTGTCTGCGCCGGCGAAAACGATTTATCTATAACTCCTTGATTTAGAGCAGCACAAAGAGAATCGTTGTTTTCATCAAGCGCATAAATTTTGACATCAGACAGACCGCCTGAGTGTTTGTTTGCAATGTTTGAACGGATTGCTTTTGCAATTGAACCGCCCATAATTCCAAGCCCGACTATTCCAAAAATCATATTGTTCTGCCGTTAATCTGTGCAATTTGTGGCAAAACTTTCATCAGGGCGGCAAACTCTGCCGGGTGAAGAGATTGTTCTCCGTCACAAAGCGCTTTTTCAGGGTCGTTGTGAACTTCTATTATAAGGCCGTCTGTATTGCATGCTACAGCTGCTTTTGCAAGATCGCTGACCATCCATCTCTGGCCGCATGCATGGCTTGGGTCAATTATGATTGGAAGGTGACTGATTTTGTGAAGGTAAGGAACTATGCTGACGTCGAGGCAGTTGCGTGTATAGCTGTCGAAAGTCCTGATTCCGCGTTCACAAAGGATTACGTTTTCGTTGCCGCTAGCCATTATGTATTCAGCTGACATCAGTAATTCTTTTACAGTTGCAGCCATTCCTCGTTTTAAAAGTATCGGTTTGCCTGTCTTTCCCATCTCTTTAAGGAGGTCGAAATTTTGCATGTTGCGGGCACCAATTTGAATCACATCAACATCATCAAAGTATTTTAGCTGACGGATGTCCATCAGCTCTGTCACGACAGGAAGACCTGTTTCTTTTTTTGCGGATATCAGAAATTGCAGCCCTTTTTCACCAAGCCCTTGAAAACTGTAAGGAGATGTGCGAGGCTTAAAAGCTCCTCCGCGTAGAAGCTTAGCACCTGCACTTTTTACATCCTTTGCGATAGAAATAACTTGTTCTTCAGTTTCTACGGAACAAGGACCGGCAATCACAGGGATTGTCCCGTTTCCAAACGATGTATCTCCCACATTGATAATTGAATTTTTAGGATGGAATGTTCTGCTTGCCATTTTATAAGGAGCAGACACCCGCTGTACTGTGTCGACATAAGGATTTGCACTTACCATTTCCGTATCTAGAGAACTTGTGTCTCCAAGAAGTCCCAGAATTGTAAGATTTTCACCTTTTGACACATGTACACCAAAACCTTTTTGTTTCCATGAGTCAATGAACTCAGCCATCTGCTTGTCTGTAGTTCCTTGTTTTAATGTAATGACCATTTTATCTACCTCCTGATACTTTTTAGTGTCTTACCTGAGCTAGTCCGCGTTTGAATTGTGGAATTCTTGCACAAGTGACGGCATTCCAGTTTGTTCTGTCTCCACGTTGCAAAAAATGATAAGCGACACCGGCAATCATTGCGCCGTTATCTCCGCATAGTTTTAATGGTGGAAATATGCAGTTGATATCTGTGCGTTCTGCAAGTATTGAACGCAATCTTGAATTAGCTGCGACACCGCCTCCGCATACAACTGTTTTAAGTCCCGTATCATCTACCGCACGGAGTAATTTTTCTATTAATGTTTTGATTGCTGTTTCCTGAAAAGATGCGCACATATTTTCTTTACTGTGCTGATAACCAGGTTGCCAGAATAAATCGCACTGATGGATGACAGCAGTTTTTAATCCGCTGAATGAAACATCGTAGCGGTGTTCTTTTTCGTCAAGTTTTGGGACTGGGAAACGAGCCGCTTTCGGATCGCCTTGTTTTGCAAGGTTGTCGATTATAACGCCCCCCGGATATCCAAGTCCATAGAATTTTGCAACTTTATCGAACGCTTCCCCGACTGAATCGTCAACAGTGCTTCCGAGAATTTCCAAATCATCAAAACCGTTGACTTTACAGATAATCGTGTGCCCGCCGCTTACAAGCAAACCTAAAAACGGATACTCAACATGTTCTTGAAGTTGGGCGGCATACAGGTGACCGAGCATGTGATTTACAGCGATAAACGGCTTTTCTGTCGCCCACGCGAGAGTTTTTCCAAATGTAAAACCGACAAGTAAAGACCCCATAAGACCGGGTTTGTCTGTTGCAGCAATTGCATCTACATCATCGAGCGTCAAATTCGCCTCTTTAAGCGCCTGACGAACTACAGGCAAAATCCATTCAGCATGTTTTCGGCTTGCGATTTCAGGAACAACGCCTTTGTAAATCTTATGAAAGGGAATTTGTGTGGCGACGACATTGCTTAAAATCGTGCGTCCATCTTCTACAATCGCACACGCAGTTTCGTCACAAGATGATTCTATACCTAAAACTTTCATATTTTCTATTTCCTCAATGTTTACGTGCTTTGCTTTTACTGACTACGCTGAATGTGTAGCCTTTTTCCTTGAGTTTAGGATAAACATCTTTCAACAGTGACGGAAGAAAATCTGCACTCCACACATGGCCTATCATTATAACGCTTCCGTTTTTATTGGCAATAGCAAGCCCTTTTTTAAGTTCTTCCATAGCGTATTCATCTGTTTTTTCATTGTCAAGGAAAATGTTTCGCTCAAAGTACGAATAGCCCATCTCACGGGCGACGTACGGTACTTTTGTTTCAACGCTTGTCCTGCTGTCCAGAAAATATATACCTTCCTGTGAAGCGAATTTCATTATTACAGCCATTTTTTCTGCGTCAGCCGTAATCGCAGAACCTTCATGGTTGTTGAACCCTGCAATCGGTCCTATTTCAGAAACGTTTTGGAACAGAATAGATTTTACTTCATCGTCCGACATTTCCGGTTTGATTGCGCCGGGTCCTGGGTTTACTTTTGGGTTTACTGCCTGCATAGGCTGGTGGAGCATAAGTTCGTTTCCCGATGCCCTGATTTTATCCGCTGATACTTTTGATAAAACTAGTTTCGGCAAAACCGCGACTGTGATTGGAAACGGAAGCTCAAGAAATTTATTGAGATTGGTTACGCTGTGTCCGCCGTCATCAAACACAAATATAAGCTGGGCGCCATTTTCAGCTTGCGGGAAATCATAGTTCGATTTTGGCGGCAAAGAAGTGACTTTAAGCGAAGGCTCTTTCTGTTCGGGCTTCTTTTCAAGCTTTTTGTCTTTTTTCTGTTCCGGCGACTTTTCCTGTCGCTTTTGCTGTTTAGGCTTAGATTGCGGTTCTAATTGCGGTTGAGATTCCTGCTTTGGCTGCGTTTTTATCTTTTGCTCTTCTTTTTTTTCAGCGCCCTCGATTTTTGCATCATTTTTGTTGACTTTTTCATCTTGCTTTTCCGTATTTTCCGCCTGTTTTTCTACTTTTCTTTCAACATTAAATACGTTTTCTTTTTGCAATAAATTCGGGAATGTCGTAACAAGTAAAAGCGACATGCATATTGTGATGATAACCGAACAGAAGATTATTATTTTATATGCGGGAATGAAAACTTTCGGCTTAATTCTTCTTTTGGCTGTTTTTTTTGATGTGCCGGAAGATTTTTTCGTCGGTTTTTTTGCTGATGATTTTACATTTTTTTGCGTTTTTTGCGGCATAATTCTAATTTGATTCCAAAATTTTGCTAATTTTAACCTTTTCTTTGACATATTTCAATAAATCCTATATTTTAAGATTAGAACATTGCGAGGATCTTTCAATCTATGCGAGGGGGATTTTCCGTCGGAGGCAAAATGATTATTACATGTCTTGATCTTGAAGGCGTTCTTGTACCGGAAATTTGGATAGCTTTTTCAGATGCAGTCGGAATTCCCGAATTGAGAAGAACGACACGTGATGAACCTGACTACGATAAACTGATGAAATACAGAATTGACATTTTAAGAAAACACGGGCTCGGGTTAAATCAGATACAACAGACAATCGAAAAAATAGATCCGTTGCCGGGCGCAAAAAAGTTTCTGGACGAGCTCCGTTCATGCTGCCAGACAATTATTTTGAGCGACACATTCAGTCAGTTTGCAGCTCCTCTTATGAAAAAACTTGGTCAACCTACAATCTTCTGCAATTCACTCGAAGTGTCGGAAAGCGGTGAAATTACAGGATATAAAATGCGGTGTGAAAAAAGCAAATATACAACTGTAAAAGCGCTACAGTCTATCGGGTTTGAAACGATCGCTTCCGGCGACAGTTTTAATGACTTGGGAATGATCGAGGCTTCTAAAGCAGGATTTTTGTTCCGTTCAACGGAAAAAATCATAAAGGAATATCCACAATATCCTGCATTTACAGAATACTCTGAATTGTTGGCTGCAATAAAAAAGTATCTTTAAATATATGATTTTAATTTTTTTTGGAGGATTATTATGAAAAAGATTTTTATCGTTTTTGCAATGCTTGCCGGTCTTTCGGCTTCCGTATCGGCTATCGGATTTTCTGTAGGCGGACGCGGTTTTTGTGGAACAAATCTTGATAAAACAATAGTTGCCGGCGGCGGTGCGTTTTTTAATCTCGATCTGATCGGAGGATTCGGATTCCAGGCAGAATCGAATATAACTTCAAGCGTCGTCACTTTTGGAGAAAAATCTGTTACATTCACAGATTATTCAGTGCTCGATATGCCGATTTTGGTCTGGTACAATGCAAAACTTCCTATCATCACAATTGGTGGCGGAGTCGGTTTGAATTTCAGCTCTGTTCTTGGAAACGGATATGCCACAAAGTCTGATATAAAGAACATGAACGCAGGTTTGGCTGCCGGTGTAAACGTGATTTTAAATATCAACAGTCATTTTGGACTTGTGTTCGGGGCAAACGGCGTGTTTGATTTTACTCCGACAATTCAAAAGTTCGTAAGCAAAGACGGTCACGTAACAAAGATAGAGCTCAGCAGTGACTCTTTTTCTTTCAAAAGAAAATCAATTTATTGCAGCGCAGGGCTTCAATATAAATTCTAGTCATTAAAGACGATGTTTCAAAGCAGATATATCTTTGAGGCATCGACTTTTTTGCATTTTGATTACCGGGGGTGGTGAAGAACGGCGTTGCCGTTTGAATCCTGAGATTAAACCCTTAGAACCTGATTCGGATAATTCCGACGGAGGAAGGTATGAACAAACATCATACTCTTATATTTTTTTCAACATTATTGTTATTGGTTTGCAGCACATTGTTCGGCTGTAAAAAAAGCAGCGTCAGCAGCGAAAGACTTTCTCAGCTGATAGTTTACACTTATAACTCTTTCAGCGGCGAATGGGGCTCCGGTCCTGAAATCGCACGGCTTTTTGAAGAAAAGAGCGGCATCAAAGTTGTTTATACAGACTGCGGCGACAGCGTCCAGATTCTTTCAAAAGCAATCCTCGAAAAAAACGATCCTTATGCAGATGTTGTTGTCGGGTTAGATAACAACCTTGTCCAAAAAGCACAATCGAGCGGAGTTCTCGAAAAGTATAAACCGTCAGATATATCTTCTCTCGAAGATGGGCTTGAGAATCAGCTCGGCGGAAACTGGATTTTGACTCCGTACGATTACAGCCCGTTTGCAATAATCTGGAATTCCTCTTCCGGTGTACCGGCTCCTGAAAGTTTTGAAGATTTGACAAAAGACATCTACAGAAAAAAACTCATCTTGATGGACGCTCGCACAAGCACGCTCGGAGTGGGATTTGAAGCTTGGGTAAATAAAGTTTATGGTGACAAAGCTGATGACTATATTAAGCGGCTACAACCTTCTATTTTGACTGTTGCGCCAAGCTGGAGTACGGGTTACGGTATGTTCACAAGAGGCGAAGCGCCTCTCGTAATAAGCTACACGACAAGCGAAGCGTATCACGTTGAATATGGTGAAGGCGATTTTAGAAAAGCTCTTGAGTTTACAGATGGGCACATTTTGCAGATAGAAGGAGCCGGTATTATCAAAAACTGCAAAAATTCTGACGCTGCTAAAAAATTTATAGATTTTCTTATCAGCGAAGAAGCGCAAAATATCATACCGCTGACACAATGGATGTACCCGGCAAACAAAAATGTAAAATTGCCGGAATGCTATTCAAAAGTGATAAAGCCTAAAATTTTAAGATAATCTTATATATCTAAAAATCTTAACAGGATTTAGTCTTAACAAGGCGCATCAATTTTGGCGTTAAACAGATGTTTCAGATTTACTTTTACACATTGAAGATTGCTGTATTCTCAACATTGATCGCTGCTGTGATTGGACTCATAACATCTTTTTTTACCGCAAATCGCAAATTTTACGGCAGAAGATTGTTGTTGTCATTGTCAGCAATCCCATTATGCATTCCGCCTCTGATTGTCGCACTTGGATATGTCGGCTTTTGGGGAGTCAACGGTTTTGTGAACAAATTGTTTGGCACAAATTTTTCATTTTTGTATTCAACTTTAGGGATTGTTATTGCTCAAGGATTTTACAATTTTCCGCTTGTCACAGGAATTGTTACCGATGCATGGCAAAAACTTCCGTCTGAACAAGCTTCAGCGGCTAGCCTGCTCGGTGCAAACAGGTGCCGCGTATTTTTCACTGTGACATTGCATCAACTTTCTGGGGCAATCGCCGCAGCGTGCATCCCGGTTTTTCTGTTCAGTTTTTTTAGTTTTATGATAGTGATGCTTTTTTCACCGCCGGGGCAATCTACACTTGAAGTTGAAATTTATCATTCAATCAGAAGTACGCTCGACATCTGTTCTGGGGCAAAACTTGCCGTGATGGAAACTTCGACAGCTCTTGGGATTGTCGCTCTGTACAGTTTTATAATCAGAAAAAGTCAGTCATCTTCAGCCGGAATAGATTTTGTTGTCCAGCCGGAAAAGCGGCTGGGCAGAGAAATCTTTATCTTTATACCGATAATCTGTATGATTTTGATTTTTTTTGCATTTCCGTTTATTTCGGTTTTTGTTTCCGGACTTGCAAGCGTGACGAAATTGTTTGCTAGTCCAACTTTTTGGAGCGCTGCGCGGAACTCGGTTTTGACAGGTTTTTGCACAGGTTTTTTATGCACCTTTCTTGCTTTTTTTTATTCACTTTTTATCAAGCTCAGCCGCCGTCAAGGAAACTTCATCCTTCAAACGCTTCCCATAATTCCAATGGCAATTTCGTCAGTTGTGATTTCTTGGGGTGCGAGTTTAATCTTCCGTAAAGGGAACGTATTTATGCTCATCGCTCTTCAAACTCTTTTGTATTGGCCTGTTGCTTACAGACATGTTCAAAGTGGAATAAACAGGCTCACTCCTGAAACCGATATGGCCGCCGCCATTCTTTCTCGCGGACTATTTGATTCAATCTTGCGCGTTTACATTCCCGAATGTATGCCGATTCTCCTGTCGTCTTTCGGATTTTGTTTTGCGATGAGCCTTGGAGATGCGACAATTCCCCTTGTCCTTTCAATTCGAGGATTTTCTACTCTTGCGCTGTATACTTACAATCTTGCAGGGGCATACAGATTCAATCAGGCGTGCGCTTGCGGTGGGATAGTTGCTCTGATAAGCATGATAATTTTTTTTACAAAGAGGGGTTCAAGATGAGTTACTTTTTTGCAAAAAATATATATAAAGTTTGGGAAACAGTTACAGTTGATTTTTCTATCGAATGCGAAAAAGGGACGATGACTTGCCTTTTGGGTCCGAGCGGAAGCGGAAAATCTACGATATTAAACATAATTGCCGGGCTTGAAAAAAATGACAACTCAAAACTTATGATAGAACTCGATGGCCGCAGAATTGAAAAACTCGCCCCGTATATGCGAGAAGTCGGAATGGTTTTTCAAAGCGGAGCTCTTTTTAATCACATGGACATCGTTCACAATGTTGCGTACGGACTTATATCTAAGAAAATGAAAAAGAGAGATGCAATAGGGCGTGCTTCAGATTTTTTGAAAGAATTCAATCTTGAAGGTTTTGATAAACGCATGCCGCAGACTTTGAGTGGGGGAGAGCGCCAGAGAGTTGCGCTTGCCAGAACTATTATCACAAAGCCGAAGCTCGTTTTGCTCGATGAACCGTTTTCAGCCCTCGATGCAGATTTACGCAAGAATCTTGCTGAAAAGTTGTGCCAATGGCAAAAGCAGTTTGATTTTACTGCAATTATGGTCACACATGATGAAGCTGAAGCAAAAACTGTCGCAGACAATATTGTCAGACTTGAAGGACAAATCTCTCAAAAGTCATGAAATAGAAATGTCAATAAATCATTGTGCCGATTCCGCGGTCGCTGAACATCTCGATTAAAAGAGAATGCGGAATACGTCCGTCAATGATATGTGTTTTTGGAACACCGCCGGCAAGGGCTGTAATGCAGCAGTCAATTTTCGGAATCATTCCTGAGTTTATAATCCCGGTTGCCTTTAGAGAACCAATAGCAGTGCGTTCAATTCTCTTTATCAAAGACGACGGGTCGTTTACATCTCTCAAAACTCCAGGAACGTTTGTCAGTTGCACAAATTTTTCTGCCTTGAGCGCAACTGCGATTCTCGCTGCAGCCGTATCAGCATTTATGTTGTAGCGAGCGTCGTCTCCTTGTTCGCCAAGCGCAACAGTTGAAACTACAGGAATAAAACCTTCATCTAAAAGAGATGTTATGATTTCGGGATTTACTTCTGTAACTTCCCCTACAAATCCTAAATCTTTTTCAGTTTTTTTTGCGCGAAGCAATCCCGAGTCTACGCCGCTCAAACCGACAGCTTTCCCCCCTTTTTGAAAAAGGATTCCAACTATGTCTTTGTTCAGTTTTCCTGTGAGAACCATCTGGACAATTTCCATTGTTTCTTCATCTGTATAGCGCAACCCGTCAACAAATTTGCTTTCTTTGCCAACTCTCTCAAGCATGTGGTTGATTTCGGGACCGCCGCCGTGGACAAGTACGACTTTTACGCCGATTGTGTTCAGCAAAACTATGTCTTCCATGACAGCCTGTTTGAGTTCTT includes:
- the thrH gene encoding bifunctional phosphoserine phosphatase/homoserine phosphotransferase ThrH, with protein sequence MIITCLDLEGVLVPEIWIAFSDAVGIPELRRTTRDEPDYDKLMKYRIDILRKHGLGLNQIQQTIEKIDPLPGAKKFLDELRSCCQTIILSDTFSQFAAPLMKKLGQPTIFCNSLEVSESGEITGYKMRCEKSKYTTVKALQSIGFETIASGDSFNDLGMIEASKAGFLFRSTEKIIKEYPQYPAFTEYSELLAAIKKYL
- the aroF gene encoding 3-deoxy-7-phosphoheptulonate synthase, which gives rise to MVITLKQGTTDKQMAEFIDSWKQKGFGVHVSKGENLTILGLLGDTSSLDTEMVSANPYVDTVQRVSAPYKMASRTFHPKNSIINVGDTSFGNGTIPVIAGPCSVETEEQVISIAKDVKSAGAKLLRGGAFKPRTSPYSFQGLGEKGLQFLISAKKETGLPVVTELMDIRQLKYFDDVDVIQIGARNMQNFDLLKEMGKTGKPILLKRGMAATVKELLMSAEYIMASGNENVILCERGIRTFDSYTRNCLDVSIVPYLHKISHLPIIIDPSHACGQRWMVSDLAKAAVACNTDGLIIEVHNDPEKALCDGEQSLHPAEFAALMKVLPQIAQINGRTI
- a CDS encoding thiamine ABC transporter substrate binding subunit, with the translated sequence MNKHHTLIFFSTLLLLVCSTLFGCKKSSVSSERLSQLIVYTYNSFSGEWGSGPEIARLFEEKSGIKVVYTDCGDSVQILSKAILEKNDPYADVVVGLDNNLVQKAQSSGVLEKYKPSDISSLEDGLENQLGGNWILTPYDYSPFAIIWNSSSGVPAPESFEDLTKDIYRKKLILMDARTSTLGVGFEAWVNKVYGDKADDYIKRLQPSILTVAPSWSTGYGMFTRGEAPLVISYTTSEAYHVEYGEGDFRKALEFTDGHILQIEGAGIIKNCKNSDAAKKFIDFLISEEAQNIIPLTQWMYPANKNVKLPECYSKVIKPKILR
- the tsaD gene encoding tRNA (adenosine(37)-N6)-threonylcarbamoyltransferase complex transferase subunit TsaD, whose protein sequence is MKVLGIESSCDETACAIVEDGRTILSNVVATQIPFHKIYKGVVPEIASRKHAEWILPVVRQALKEANLTLDDVDAIAATDKPGLMGSLLVGFTFGKTLAWATEKPFIAVNHMLGHLYAAQLQEHVEYPFLGLLVSGGHTIICKVNGFDDLEILGSTVDDSVGEAFDKVAKFYGLGYPGGVIIDNLAKQGDPKAARFPVPKLDEKEHRYDVSFSGLKTAVIHQCDLFWQPGYQHSKENMCASFQETAIKTLIEKLLRAVDDTGLKTVVCGGGVAANSRLRSILAERTDINCIFPPLKLCGDNGAMIAGVAYHFLQRGDRTNWNAVTCARIPQFKRGLAQVRH
- a CDS encoding divergent polysaccharide deacetylase family protein translates to MPQKTQKNVKSSAKKPTKKSSGTSKKTAKRRIKPKVFIPAYKIIIFCSVIITICMSLLLVTTFPNLLQKENVFNVERKVEKQAENTEKQDEKVNKNDAKIEGAEKKEEQKIKTQPKQESQPQLEPQSKPKQQKRQEKSPEQKKDKKLEKKPEQKEPSLKVTSLPPKSNYDFPQAENGAQLIFVFDDGGHSVTNLNKFLELPFPITVAVLPKLVLSKVSADKIRASGNELMLHQPMQAVNPKVNPGPGAIKPEMSDDEVKSILFQNVSEIGPIAGFNNHEGSAITADAEKMAVIMKFASQEGIYFLDSRTSVETKVPYVAREMGYSYFERNIFLDNEKTDEYAMEELKKGLAIANKNGSVIMIGHVWSADFLPSLLKDVYPKLKEKGYTFSVVSKSKARKH